DNA sequence from the Deltaproteobacteria bacterium HGW-Deltaproteobacteria-2 genome:
TGCTTTCAATCCAGAAACGCAGCAGATATTCTATTGACACACAAAACCAAATTTATTATAATCTAAATATGAATAAGCAATATCCTGGCAAATCGGTAGCCTTGGTTGAAGACGCCTTCAAAATCCTATTGGGAAAGGTGATCTAATGCCTCCTGTAGAAGTGCGATATGAGCGAATTGTGGTGGAAACGGATCGCTACCGCGTGGAGGGCGATCTGAAGCTACTTCAGGAAAGCTATCGTAACCGTCTTTCCGACTACTTGAATTTTCAAAACAATGAATTTCTTACTATTGTGAATGCAGAACTGAAGGCAATCGACGGATCGGGACGCGATTGGAACACCCCCGTCCTCATACTTGCAAGACGGTATATTCACTTGGTAGTACCGGCCGGCCAACAAGGCAACAATCCATAGCCATTACATACTGTTTCATAATAACGTCTATTTTTTTCTTCCGTCACCATCAGCATCTAAGACCATTGTTTTCCCTGTTGCAAAAACAATTACCATACGGTAGAAAAACACAAGCGCAGTGGAAATCGGGAGGGGAATTATGGGTAAACTATTCGGCACCGACGGCATTAGGGGAATTGCTAACGAATACCCCATGACAACTGAAGTTGCCGCAAATGTGGGACGGGCCATCGCCTATCTTTCCAAGAAAAAAGGTCATAAACCGCGTATTATTATCGGCCGGGACACAAGGCTTTCCGGCGATATGTTTGAAAGCGCGATCGTATCGGGAATTTGTTCCATGGGTGTCAACGCTATCTCTGTGGGCATAATTCCCACACCAGGTATAGCTTTTTTAACTCAGGACATGCGCGCCGATGCGGGCATTGTCATTTCCGCTTCCCATAATCCCTCGCAGGACAATGGTATAAAAATCTTCAACGGCGAAGGACTTAAACTCTCCGACGAAAAAGAAAACACAATCGAAGAACTAATTTTTGCCAACAATATGCATCGGCTTAACCCTTCTCCGAAAGAATTGGGTAAATTATCGCGATTGGATGACGCCATCGGACGTTATGTGGATTTTGTGAAATCCACTTTTCCCAAAATACTTAATCCTGAAGGCATGAAAATAGTCCTTGATTGCTCCAATGGCGCAACCTATCGCGTAGCCCCTGAAGTTTTCACTGAACTCGGCTGCGAAGTAAAAACACTTTTCGATCAACCGGACGGCAAAAATATCAATTTAAACTGCGGCTCGCAGCATACGGAAACACTTGCTGCGGAAGTACTGAAACAAAAGGCTGACGCTGGTTTTGCCTTCGACGGCGACGGCGACAGAGTAATTGCCGTTGATGATAAGGGCAAAATTCTTACCGGTGACCGTATGCTTGCCATATGCTCTGCTATTCTGAAAAAAGAAGGTAAGCTGAAAAATAATCTTGTTGTCCGTACCGTGATGAGCAATCTGGGGTTGACGGTTGCTTTCCAGAAACTCGGTATCAATTCAGTGTTTGCCAATGTGGGTGATCGCTTTGTCCTGGAAGAAATGATCTCGCGCGGTGCGATTATCGGCGGAGAAGATTCCGGTCATTTAATTTTTCTTGACCATCACACCACAGGCGACGGCCTGATTACTGCTCTGCAGGTTCTGGCCGCAATAGGGGGGGGGCGGCGACCTCTATCGGAACTTGCCCGCATAATGAAGGCTTTCCCGCAAATGCTCATCAACATTGACGTCAAAAGAAAACCGGAAATAGAAACAGTCCCCCCCATAATGTCCGCAATCAAAAAAGCGGAAAAGGCGTTAGGCGACAAAGGACGGGTACTGGTACGCTATTCCGGCACCCAGAACATGTGCCGTGTCATGGTCGAAGGACCCACCAAAAAAGAAACAGAAACCCACTGCCGCCGGATAGCGGACGTTGTCAAAAAAATACTAACCTGAATCGGAACAGACATCTCATTTGTCATTTCCGTCGTAGACAACCTTTAGGTTACGAAGATGGAAAATTAGAAAACAAATCTGTTTTTCCTGATTTTCAAAAACTGTTAATTCAATTTGACTTCTTTGGAAAGATCTTCCTTCCAGTACAGCGGGTTTCTATAGTCAGGTTCAATATAAACAGGTTTAACTTTATTCTTCGGCAAGAGTACAACGCTTACCCCGTCAATATAAACAATTTTCCAATCAGTTAAACTTAAAGCATCAGACCGAGTATAAACACTTTTAGGCAAGACCAGTATGTCTGAATGGTATTCTCTTAAAACATTCTGCCAATTTTTTCCATGTTCCGAAAATTGCATCGCTTTGGCATATACGTCATTGGAATAGACTTCCTCATACCTTCCATCTATGAGAACTTTGCACTGCGGATATAATTTCCAGAACGCATAACTACCCCAGCCAAACGTAGTAGCGAGATTGCCGGAAATATTATTTTGTTTTATAAATTCTAATGAGCCAACAGGATAGACAAAAGGATCTACGATAATGCTATCAGATAAATGAGGCATACTATAAATGAATATTACCCCTAATAAAAGATATCCGGAACCATACTTTATTGGTTGCCATATTTTATAAGCCTTAGCCGCTATGTTATTTTTAATAAACCTTTCTACAGGGCTAAATAAGTTAAGATACTGATGATAAAAAAGTCCGGATGCGGCCAGCATAAAAAATACGGTATGTCTCTGGTGATTTATGCCCAAATATAACAATACGGCAACCAGTATAATTCTTGTCCAGTCAGGTTTTTTTCTTTGAAGCCACAGATTAATACTGACAATAAACGTTAACAAAACAAAAAGCATGAAACCGGCAAGTATATGTATTTTAATCCCATTATAAATGTGAAAAGGCCCGCTCAAACTGATTGAATTCCATTCCCAAATATATGGTCGGGGCATAATTGCAGCTTCAATAATATAATTCCACAGATTAAGACCGTAAGGATTAACAAGAGTTACAGGAATAATCAAAGCCAGTATTCCAAAATATTTCAGAGAATTCTTACGATTGAAAAGTTCTCCGACCGCATAAACAAGAACCAATCCTATTCCTGCAAGAAAGCCGCCATGCATGTTTGCCCAAAGCAACATTGTGGCCGGGAATATCCAGATTAATCTATCTTCTCCTCGCCTGATCTTTTCCAGTGCATAAAGCCATAGTGTAAAAAAAAGATAAGTGAACATCTGACATCTTATCAGGTTGGCAAATCCAGGAAGAAGTGAAAATCCTACAAAAGTTAAATAAAGTATGCCCGCACAATTGCTCGTCTGCAATTTTATTATTTTTATAATCAATATGAAAATTGCAAGAAGAATGACTGCCTTTAAAGCGAAGAGCCCCCAATCGCCCAGATATCTTGCTAAAAAATAGAAAACAACACTTGATCCCCATTCGTGATCTATCCATAAACTCTTCGTCGGCAGGTATGAAAAAATATCATGTTTTAATACATGCCCTGTTTGAAAGAAAATTGATCCTACAGCTAACCTTGCCCACAAGTCATAATCAGGCAAATTTATTATGAAAGTTAATATATATACTATAGCGGCTAATGATAGATAAAAAAGACCCTTTTTCATAGTTTTAACTCTTTAGAAATATGGATAAGGCTTTTTATCAAATGCTTTCGTGAACGTAATTTGTAAGGTCGAATTAATTATTTCTCGACTTTGATCAGCATTGCGTCACCCTGCGCATGCCCCGAACAAATGCCGCAGACACCGTATCCACCGCCGCGCCGTCTGAGTTCATAGCCCAGTGTCATTAAAATTCGCGCACCGGTTGCGCCAATGGGATGACCGTAGGCAACCGCTCCGCCGTTGACATTCACCTTCTTGAACATCTCCTCTTTGGACATGCCCAAGATAGAGCGACAGCTCACCAGTGCCACGGCAGCAAAGGCTTCGTTGATTTCAATGATGTCCATCTGATCAAGCGTCATCTCGTTTTGCTCCAGAATCTTTTTGATGGCCAGTCCCGGAACAGTTGCGATATCTTTGGTTGGTTGGGATACTTCGGCATAATCAACTATTGTAAAAATGGGTGTAAGACCCAGTTCATCGGCTTTCTCCTTGCTCATCAAAAGACAGACATCACCACCGTCATTGACACCCGGCGCATTTCCGGCGGTAACGCTTCCCGGCTGGCCGGTCACGGTGCTTAAATGATTAAAAACAGGAGGAAGTTTGGTCAAACCTTCAAGTGTGGTCTCCGGTCTTGGTCCTTCGTCTTTTTCCATGACAATCACTTTTTTGCCCTGCTTGACTTCCACCGGAAAAATCTCATCATCGAGTTTACCTTCATTCATCGCGCGCACCGCGTTCATCTGCGAATTTAGCGCCCACTCATCCTGCTCCTGTCGCAAAAAGCCGAATTCGTCGGCCACTTCGGAGCCGTGAATGGCCATGTGACGATTGTAGAATGCATCCCACAGCCCATCATAAACCATTGAATCCACCACGCGACCGTTGGGCAGGGCCATTCTCGCACCCCAGCGCATATCCGGCAGGACAAAAGGACAGTTGCTCATGCTCTCCTGGCCTCCGGCGATACAGATTTCGGCGCGCCCCAGCAGAATCATCTGAAATGCCAGATCGATTGTTTTAATGCCGGAGGAACAGACTTTGTTGACGGTAATGGAAGGAACGGATTCCGGCACGCCCGCCAGAATGGTAGCCTGCCGTCCGGGAATCTGGCCGCATCCGGCGGGAACTACCTGTCCCATGAAAATGTAGTCAATATCCGCTGGTTTTAACTTGCCTTCAGTGCGCCGCAAAATTTCTTTGATTGCCAACGCACCCAGTTCCATCGCGGAAAAGTCCTTCAACGCGCCACCCGACCGGCCATAAGGCGTCCGGCAGGCTTCCACGCAAACCACTTCCCGGAATTTTTTATGCGGATTTTTTATTTTTCTGCCCATTGTCGTAAAATCCGGCTTTCTTTGGCCAAATTTTGCGATGGGAGCGTCTTTATAGATTTCTGATTTTTTTCTTTCCAGTTTCTGCGGAACTTTAGCCATAAAAATATTCCCCCTTACCGTTTCATTAAACGATTTTTATTTAACAGACAAAATCAGTGTTTAAATAATTTTTAAAGATTTTGTTTTTTTGCACATAGTTTTTTTAAAGTCAATCTTTTTGGTCTTATTGCAAAGAATCTTGATTAAAAAAAAGTGTTATCTTGTAATCGTAATGTAAAGATCAGGTAAATAATCTAAGACAATCAATTTGACTAAACCAAAATTATATTATACGTTTCCACCATGAAAAAATACCGGAGGCATGGCAATGTTTGAGGGACTTTTTCAACCGATACACCTTATCGTCATACTGATTATCGTTTTGATTATCTTCGGTCCGGGAAAGCTTCCGGAGTTGGGAGGTTCAGTCGTAAAAGCAATTAGAGGATTTAAGCAGGAGATGAATGGACCCGATAAAAAACCAGAGGAAGAAACAAAAAAAATTGAAAAATAAGAAAACGGAAAAAGCTTGCTAATAACCGCCAATGAATAAACATCTGACTCTCAGAATTTTATTTTTATTTCTGCTAATCGCCTTATCAGCTTTTATTTTTATTCATTATGATTTGCATCTGTTCTTTAGAGATAAAGATAAGCTGGTAAGTTTCATCCGTTCATATCCTTATGATCAGGTGATTTTTATAGTGGTCCAGATAATTCAGGTTGTGGCGGCGCCTATTCCCGGAGAACTTACCGGCATCATTGGCGGTTATCTGTATGGACCGCTCTGGGGGACAATTTATTCGACGATCGGACTCACGCTCGGTTCCTGGATTGCTTTCATGTTGGCCAGATTTTTCGGCGAGCCGCTTCTGGAAAACGTGGTCAGCAAAGAAGTTTTCGCAAAATTCGAACACTTTATGGAACACAAGGGTCTGCTGGTTTCATTCCTGCTTTTTCTGATTCCCGGTTTCCCCAAGGATTATTTATGTTATATAATGGGCGTCAGCCTTATTCCCACGGGAACTTTCATCGTAATTTCCACGGCCGGACGCCTCTTCGGCACAATCATGCTTTCTGTTACCGGAGCCTTCGCCAGTAATGGGCAGTACTCTTTTTTAACTATTTTTCTGATTATAGGTGTGGCAATTTTTATCGCGGCTTATTATTACCACGATAAACTGATCGAAATACTCAAGAAAAGAAAAGCGCAGTAGTCTTCTGTATTAATGACAGGTCACGTATAAATCGATTTTAGATATTCCGTTTATCCAGTACCCTTGCAATTTTCCCTTTCTGGCGAGGAATACTTTTTGATTCAACCAGTCGGACATCAACATTAATGCCTGTTACCGATGCTATGCGTTTTTTGATCGCTTCCAGAAAAGACCTCTGCTTCTGTAATTCCAGAGAAAATATTTTGTCTGTAACTTCAACAACAACTTCCAAATTGTCCATCGCACCTTTTCTTTCCACGACAATTTGGTAAGGTGTCTCGCCCTGCGCCACGCTGAAAAGTGCATCCTCAATCTGTGAAGGAAAAACGTTCACGCCTCTGATGATAAGCATGTCGTCAGAACGCCGCGTAATTTTTTTCATGCGCGCCAGAGTACGGCCACATTCACAAGGAGCGTAATCCAGACTGGTAATATCTCCTGTCCGGTAGCGGATCATCGGAAAAGCTTCTCTGGTCAGCGTTGTTAGAACCAGTTCACCATCGCTTCCTGCAGGCAGGACATTTCCCGTTTCAGGATCAATAATTTCCGGAAGGAACGCATCTTCATAAATATGCATGCCTTTTTTACACAGACATTCGCCGGCGACACCGGGACCTATCACTTCGGAAACTCCATAATTATCGGTTGCACTCAGCAACAATCTGCTTTCAATTTCTTCTCGCATCTTTTCCGACCATGGTTCTCCTCCGAATAGCCCGACTTTCAAAGAAAGCGATTTCGGATCAATACCCAATTGCTCAATACGATCCGCCAGAGCAATGGCGTAGCTGGAGGTACTGACCAGCACCGTGGTTTTATAATCCTGCATAATCATAATCTGTTTATCTGTATTGCCGGTACCCATCGGAATGACCGAAGCGCCGATGGCCTCCGCACCGTAATGCACTCCGAATGCTCCGGTAAAAAGACCGTAGCGAAAAGTTATCTGCACCACGTCATCATGGGTTACACCGGCGGATGTCATAAAACGCGCCGCCAGATTGGACCAGATTTTTATGTCGTTCTTCGTATAACCCATCACTATCGGCTTGCTGGTGGTGCCTGAGGAGGAATGAATGCGCACAACTTCTCTGAGCGGTACAGCAAACATTCCATAAGGGTAATTAACCCGCAGATCGTCTTTCACGGTAAAAGGCATTCTGGTCAAATCAGACAAAGAACGGATATCTTCCGAAATTATGCCTGTGTCATTAAATATTTTCCGGTAATGAGTGACATTCTTGTAAACCCTGTTGACTGTGGCCTGAAGCCTTTCCAGTTGCAGTTGTTCGAGCTCATCACGCGACATACACTCATGAGTTACATCCCAGATATTCATAAAAATACCTCCTGCAATGCAAGCTGTTTAAAATACATATGGATTTGTTTTGTCCGTCCACACTACAGAGATTCCATGTCATTTCGAGCGAAGTGAGAAATCTTTATTGTAAGATTGCCACGTCCCGACAAGTCTGGACTCGCAATGACATTTTTAAATTCATCATCTGCTAAATACTAATTAATATTTTTTCTGCAAAACTTCCGTAAATTTATCGTTCCCATATCTCTTTTTTATCCTTGCCCAGATACGCCCTCTGAACTTCTTTATTATCGAGCAATTCGGCGGCCGTGCCCTCCAAAATCATGTGGCCGTTATCCAACACATAGCCGCGATGGGCCATTTTTAGAGCCGCCCGCGCGTTTTGTTCTACCAGCAAAACCGTCGTTTTTTTCTCTTTGGACAGATTTTCAATAACCCGGAAAATTTCCTGAGTTATAATTGGCGCAAGTCCCATGGACGGCTCGTCAAGAAGCATCAGTTTCGGTCTGGCCATAAAGGCCCTGCCGATGGCGAGCATTTGCTGTTCTCCCCCCGACAATGTTCCGGCAAGCTGTTTTCGCCTCTCCTTAAGAATGGGAAACAAATCATAGACCATCTCTTTATTTTTTTTCACTTCATCACCACCACCCAGCATTTTATGATGCAGATAAGCGCCGAGTTCCAGATTATCCTCTACTGAAATGGGTTTGAAGACCTGTCTGCCCTCCGGAACCTGGGAAATGCCCATCCGGACAATCTGGTGCACGGCAAGATTATTTATCGGAACATCGTTAAAAATAATCTGACCGCTACGTGGAGGCACTACGCCGGACAAAGAATTAAGAAGTGTTGTCTTGCCGGCTCCATTGGCCCCGATAAGAGTGACTATTTCCCCTTCCGTCAAATGCAGAGAAACATTTTTCAACGCCTGAGCCTGCCCGTAATAGGTATTGATATTTTTTATCTTTAACATAGTAACCTTGAAAAAAGTCCATATGTCCCGATAAAATCGGGATTGTGCTGTATATTTCGTCACTG
Encoded proteins:
- a CDS encoding phosphoglucosamine mutase — protein: MGKLFGTDGIRGIANEYPMTTEVAANVGRAIAYLSKKKGHKPRIIIGRDTRLSGDMFESAIVSGICSMGVNAISVGIIPTPGIAFLTQDMRADAGIVISASHNPSQDNGIKIFNGEGLKLSDEKENTIEELIFANNMHRLNPSPKELGKLSRLDDAIGRYVDFVKSTFPKILNPEGMKIVLDCSNGATYRVAPEVFTELGCEVKTLFDQPDGKNINLNCGSQHTETLAAEVLKQKADAGFAFDGDGDRVIAVDDKGKILTGDRMLAICSAILKKEGKLKNNLVVRTVMSNLGLTVAFQKLGINSVFANVGDRFVLEEMISRGAIIGGEDSGHLIFLDHHTTGDGLITALQVLAAIGGGRRPLSELARIMKAFPQMLINIDVKRKPEIETVPPIMSAIKKAEKALGDKGRVLVRYSGTQNMCRVMVEGPTKKETETHCRRIADVVKKILT
- a CDS encoding acetyl-CoA C-acyltransferase, translating into MAKVPQKLERKKSEIYKDAPIAKFGQRKPDFTTMGRKIKNPHKKFREVVCVEACRTPYGRSGGALKDFSAMELGALAIKEILRRTEGKLKPADIDYIFMGQVVPAGCGQIPGRQATILAGVPESVPSITVNKVCSSGIKTIDLAFQMILLGRAEICIAGGQESMSNCPFVLPDMRWGARMALPNGRVVDSMVYDGLWDAFYNRHMAIHGSEVADEFGFLRQEQDEWALNSQMNAVRAMNEGKLDDEIFPVEVKQGKKVIVMEKDEGPRPETTLEGLTKLPPVFNHLSTVTGQPGSVTAGNAPGVNDGGDVCLLMSKEKADELGLTPIFTIVDYAEVSQPTKDIATVPGLAIKKILEQNEMTLDQMDIIEINEAFAAVALVSCRSILGMSKEEMFKKVNVNGGAVAYGHPIGATGARILMTLGYELRRRGGGYGVCGICSGHAQGDAMLIKVEK
- a CDS encoding TVP38/TMEM64 family protein, translating into MNKHLTLRILFLFLLIALSAFIFIHYDLHLFFRDKDKLVSFIRSYPYDQVIFIVVQIIQVVAAPIPGELTGIIGGYLYGPLWGTIYSTIGLTLGSWIAFMLARFFGEPLLENVVSKEVFAKFEHFMEHKGLLVSFLLFLIPGFPKDYLCYIMGVSLIPTGTFIVISTAGRLFGTIMLSVTGAFASNGQYSFLTIFLIIGVAIFIAAYYYHDKLIEILKKRKAQ
- a CDS encoding phenylacetate--CoA ligase, producing MNIWDVTHECMSRDELEQLQLERLQATVNRVYKNVTHYRKIFNDTGIISEDIRSLSDLTRMPFTVKDDLRVNYPYGMFAVPLREVVRIHSSSGTTSKPIVMGYTKNDIKIWSNLAARFMTSAGVTHDDVVQITFRYGLFTGAFGVHYGAEAIGASVIPMGTGNTDKQIMIMQDYKTTVLVSTSSYAIALADRIEQLGIDPKSLSLKVGLFGGEPWSEKMREEIESRLLLSATDNYGVSEVIGPGVAGECLCKKGMHIYEDAFLPEIIDPETGNVLPAGSDGELVLTTLTREAFPMIRYRTGDITSLDYAPCECGRTLARMKKITRRSDDMLIIRGVNVFPSQIEDALFSVAQGETPYQIVVERKGAMDNLEVVVEVTDKIFSLELQKQRSFLEAIKKRIASVTGINVDVRLVESKSIPRQKGKIARVLDKRNI
- the livF gene encoding branched-chain amino acid ABC transporter ATP-binding protein (with LivGHMJ and LivGHMK is part of the high-affinity branched-chain amino acid transport system; LivFGHMK is specific for the transport of leucine, while LivFGHMJ is a transporter for leucine, isoleucine, and valine); its protein translation is MLKIKNINTYYGQAQALKNVSLHLTEGEIVTLIGANGAGKTTLLNSLSGVVPPRSGQIIFNDVPINNLAVHQIVRMGISQVPEGRQVFKPISVEDNLELGAYLHHKMLGGGDEVKKNKEMVYDLFPILKERRKQLAGTLSGGEQQMLAIGRAFMARPKLMLLDEPSMGLAPIITQEIFRVIENLSKEKKTTVLLVEQNARAALKMAHRGYVLDNGHMILEGTAAELLDNKEVQRAYLGKDKKEIWER